DNA from Actinoplanes sp. SE50/110:
CGACCGCCAGCGGCTGCTCGAACACCTGCTGGCCGACACCCGCCTGGACGCCGCGGCGGCCGTCCGCCCGCTGCCCGAGGTCCCGGCGCAGACGGCCGCGGCGCCGGCTGACGGGCCGCTGATCACGCTGCCGCCGCCGGCTGCGCCGCGTGCCACCCTCACCGCGACGCTGGCGGACCGCTCGGCGGCACGGGATTTCGGTCGTACGCCGATGGCCGCCGCCGATCTGTGCGCCCTGCTCGCCGCGGCCGACACGATGGACGCCGGCTCGTGGCCCGGTGAGCGGGCGGCCGGCGTCGACCTGGAGATCCACTGCGCGGTCTGGCGGGTCGACGGCGTGCCCGCCGGGCTGTACCGCTATCCGCCCGCCGGCGACTCCCTGATCCGGGTCGCCGACCTGCCCGAGGGCCCGGCCGCCGAGGAACTCGTCATGCAGCGCGAGTTCGCCGGGGCGGCCGCCGTGGTGGTGCTCACCGGCAACCTGGCCGCCGCGCTCGCCCGGCACGGCAGCCA
Protein-coding regions in this window:
- a CDS encoding nitroreductase family protein, whose amino-acid sequence is MTTATQHDRQRLLEHLLADTRLDAAAAVRPLPEVPAQTAAAPADGPLITLPPPAAPRATLTATLADRSAARDFGRTPMAAADLCALLAAADTMDAGSWPGERAAGVDLEIHCAVWRVDGVPAGLYRYPPAGDSLIRVADLPEGPAAEELVMQREFAGAAAVVVLTGNLAAALARHGSHGHRLLLTRAGAAGHAAWLAAIRLGLVGSVFAGLLPHVLKELAGADGYRRAALFAFAAGHPGGS